One region of Apus apus isolate bApuApu2 chromosome 6, bApuApu2.pri.cur, whole genome shotgun sequence genomic DNA includes:
- the ERCC3 gene encoding general transcription and DNA repair factor IIH helicase subunit XPB, with translation MGRRERDKKKSKKRHYDDDEEDEDEAPGKDSQEVVPSAAGKQVEESGTKVDEYGAKDYRQQMALKADHSSRPLWVAPDGHIFLEAFSPVYKYAQDFLIAIAEPVCRPTHIHEYKLTAYSLYAAVSVGLQTSDITEYLQKLSKTGVPEGIIQFIKLCTVSYGKVKLVLKHNRYFVESTHPDVIQQLLQDHVIKDCRLRNAEGEETELITETFTSKSAISKSNEGGLGPSTSQGTDAQNKPDVPADLFEFYEQMDKDEEEEEETQTVSFEVKQEMIEELQKRCIHLEYPLLAEYDFRNDSVNPDINIDLKPTAVLRPYQEKSLRKMFGNGRARSGVIVLPCGAGKSLVGVTAACTVRKRCLVLGNSAVSVEQWKAQFKMWSTIDDSQICRFTSDAKDKPIGCSVAISTYSMLGHTTKRSWEAERVMEWLKSQEWGLMILDEVHTIPAKMFRRVLTIVQAHCKLGLTATLVREDDKIVDLNFLIGPKLYEANWMELQNSGYIAKVQCAEVWCPMSPEFYREYVAIKTKKRILLYTMNPNKFRACQFLIKFHERRNDKIIVFADNVFALKEYAIRLGKPYIYGPTAQGERMQILQNFKHNPKINTIFISKVGDTSFDLPEANVLIQISSHGGSRRQEAQRLGRVLRAKKGMVAEEYNAFFYSLVSQDTQEMAYSTKRQRFLVDQGYSFKVITKLAGMEEEELSFSTKEEQQQLLQKVLQASDLDAEEEVVAGEYGSKSAQVSRRTGTMSSMSGADDTVYMEYHSSRSKASSNKHIHPLFKRFRK, from the exons ATGGGCAGGCGGGAGCGGG ACAAGAAGAAGTCCAAGAAGCGCCATTACGATGACGACGAAGAGGATGAAGATGAAGCTCCCGGCAAGGACTCGCAGGAGGTGGTGCCGTCCGCCGCCGGGAAGCAGGTGGAGGAGAGCGGCACCAAGGTGGACGAGTACGGAGCCAAGGACTACAGGCAGCAGATGGCCCTGAAGGCCGACCACTCCTCGCGGCCCCTCTGGGTG gcTCCTGATGGCCATATTTTTCTGGAAGCCTTCTCTCCAGTTTACAAGTATGCTCAGGATTTCCTGATTGCCATTGCTGAGCCTGTGTGCAGACCCACCCACATCCACGAGTACAAGCTGACGGCCTACTCGCTGTACGCCGCTGTCAGCGTGGGGCTGCAGACCAGCGACATCACAGAGTACTTACAAAAACTCAGCAAGACTGGTGTCCCGGAGGGAATCATTCAGTTTATCAAG CTGTGTACTGTCAGCTATGGGAAGGTGAAGCTGGTACTGAAACATAACAG GTATTTTGTGGAAAGTACCCACCCTGATGTCattcagcagcttctgcaggacCATGTTATTAAAGACTGTCGCCTGAGAAATGCTGAGGGTGAAGAAACAGAGCTCATTACAGAGACATTCACAAGTAAATCCGCG ATTTCCAAATCCAATGAAGGAGGCCTTGGTCCATCAACATCACAGGGAACAGATGCTCAGAATAAGCCAGATGTCCCAGCTGACTTATTTGAGTTTTATGAACAGATGGATAaagatgaggaggaagaggaggaaacgCAGACAGTATCTTTTGAAGTCAAGCAG gAGATGATTGAAGAACTTCAGAAACGGTGTATCCATTTGGAATACCCCTTGCTGGCAGAATATGATTTCagaaatgattctgtgaatcctGATATTAACATAGATCTGAAACCTACAGCTGTTCTCAGGCCCTATCAAGAGAAAAGCCTGAGGAAGATGTTTGGAAATGGGCGAGCCAGATCTGGTGTTATTGTCTTGCCATGTG gtGCTGGCAAGTCTCTAGTTGGGGTGACAGCTGCCTGTACTGTCCGCAAGCGGTGCCTGGTCCTTGGCAATTCTGCAGTGTCTGTAGAGCAGTGGAAAGCCCAGTTCAAGATGTGGTCCACCATTGATGACAGTCAGATTTGTCGGTTCACTTCTGACGCCAAAGACAAGCCCATTGGCTGTTCTGTTGCTATCAGCACATACTCCATGTTGGGACACACGACAAAAAGATCCTGGGAAGCAGAAAGAGTAATGGAATGGCTTAAAAGTCAAGAGTGGGGCCTTATGATACTTGATGAAGTACATACTATCCCTG CAAAAATGTTCAGACGTGTGCTCACTATTGTACAAGCTCATTGTAAACTGGGGCTGACTGCTACCCTGGTCAGAGAAGATGATAAAATTGTTGACCTGAACTTCCTGATCGGACCAAAGCTCTATGAAGCCAACTGGATGGAGCTGCAGAACAGTGGCTACATTGCCAAAGTCCAGTGTGCTGAG GTTTGGTGCCCAATGTCACCTGAATTTTATAGAGAATACGTAGCTATCAAAACAAAGAAGAGGATTCTGCTGTACACCATGAACCCAAACAAGTTCAGAGCCTGCCAGTTCCTGATTAAGTTTCACGAGCGACGGAATgataaaataattgtgtttgCTGACAACGTGTTTGCACTGAAGGAGTATGCAATCAGGCTGGGGAA GCCCTATATATATGGTCCTACTGCACAAGGAGAAAGAATGCAAATTCTACAGAACTTCAAGCACAATCCAAAGATCAACACTATTTTCATTTCCAAG GTGGGTGACACATCCTTCGATCTGCCAGAAGCCAATGTTCTGATTCAGATATCATCCCATGGTGGGTCTCGAAGACAGGAGGCTCAAAGACTGGGACGAGTGCTCAGAGCCAAAAAAG GCATGGTTGCAGAGGAATacaatgcctttttttattctcttgtaTCCCAAGACACTCAGGAAATGGCATATTCAACCAAGCGACAACGGTTTCTTGTAGATCAAGGTTATAGCTTCAAG GTAATAACAAAGCTCGCTGGCATGGAAGAAGAAGAACTTTCATTTTCAACCAaagaagaacagcagcagcttctccagaaaGTCCTGCAAGCATCTGACCTGGATGCTGAGGAGGAAGTAGTTGCTGGAGAATATGGTTCAAAGTCAGCTCAG gtgtcACGTCGTACGGGCACAATGAGCTCCATGTCAGGAGCAGATGATACAGTTTACATGGAATACCACTCCTCACGGAGCAAGGCTTCTTCAAACAAACACATCCACCCACTGTTCAAACGCTTCAGGAAGTGA